A portion of the Faecalibacterium sp. I3-3-89 genome contains these proteins:
- a CDS encoding ABC transporter permease, translating into MLKYLAKRIGRSILTLFVIVTLVFCLLRLMPVEGYFANYEKMTEAQIQAGLQSMGLLDPLPVQVGRFWVNALHGDLGVSHIYKVNASVTSILAKKLPISIQMGVFAMLLSLVIGIPMGLFMGRFKSRWPDKLGTAIIVLIQAVPAAVYYLYIQMYGTTALGVGLLFDTSNWKYWVLPVCSMSLGNVAFYAMWLRRYMVDESNKDYVRLARAKGVSENNIALRHIFRNAMVPLVQYIPSAFLNTVVGSIYIESLYSIPGMGGLLVTCVQRHDNTMVQGIVLLYACVGIIGLILGDLLMVLIDPRISFGKKEGGR; encoded by the coding sequence ATGCTCAAATATCTGGCGAAACGCATCGGGCGCTCGATCCTGACCCTGTTTGTCATCGTCACGCTCGTATTCTGCCTTTTGCGGCTGATGCCGGTAGAAGGCTATTTTGCAAACTACGAAAAAATGACCGAGGCCCAGATACAGGCCGGCCTGCAGTCGATGGGCCTGCTGGACCCGCTGCCGGTGCAGGTCGGCCGCTTCTGGGTGAATGCCCTCCACGGCGACCTCGGCGTGAGCCACATCTATAAGGTCAACGCCTCCGTCACCAGCATCCTTGCCAAGAAGCTGCCCATCTCCATCCAGATGGGCGTCTTTGCCATGCTGCTGAGCCTTGTCATCGGCATCCCGATGGGCCTGTTCATGGGACGGTTCAAGAGCCGCTGGCCCGACAAGCTGGGCACGGCCATCATCGTGCTCATTCAGGCCGTGCCTGCGGCGGTGTATTACCTCTACATCCAGATGTACGGCACCACCGCGCTGGGCGTGGGCCTGCTCTTCGACACCTCCAACTGGAAGTACTGGGTGCTGCCCGTCTGCTCCATGAGCCTCGGCAATGTGGCGTTCTACGCCATGTGGCTGCGCCGGTACATGGTGGACGAGAGCAACAAGGATTACGTCCGTCTCGCCCGGGCCAAGGGCGTCAGCGAGAACAACATCGCCCTCCGCCACATCTTCCGCAACGCGATGGTTCCGCTGGTGCAGTACATCCCCTCCGCCTTCCTCAACACGGTAGTCGGCTCCATCTACATCGAGAGCCTCTACAGCATCCCCGGCATGGGCGGTCTGCTGGTCACCTGCGTCCAGCGCCACGACAACACGATGGTGCAGGGCATCGTCCTGCTCTACGCCTGCGTGGGCATCATCGGCCTCATTCTGGGCGACCTGCTCATGGTGCTCATCGATCCCCGCATCAGCTTTGGCAAGAAAGAAGGTGGCCGATAA
- a CDS encoding 4Fe-4S dicluster domain-containing protein yields MGLFTRYAMDALMKTSHPEVVRRQCWNLHPHRTPCTDCKDICPYGDAIFTRPNLVKDWDPCTDCGLCVSVCRSGCIVPSPEQVQRDTSLADTDNDTLWLGCEKSSRKNTAVRACVAAFSWETLAYLALNKKLVLDLTPCGECENDACAAQLRKELTRLVEFLGPQLFESRVTLAYQQEDAPYHVQELSRREMFSHMTEGSRAGTKKLLQMLPGLRSEEDSAADFRLMLHQRTKQLKAASETPLRYGWYLPNFTQKCFGCGKCEKACRSGALKLEDLPDGQTRVVVTPWKCSECGVCVAACSNSGIDGMKLRQLTTLGPVSVYKCSKTLCADCGKPIAPNSTEGICSVCRIKRRTKQRQEEAAARAKERIAEREARKAAEEAAKAAAAELAAENAAAAEAAAPAVAAPAAVAETTVAAPETAALAKKD; encoded by the coding sequence ATGGGTCTGTTTACCCGCTATGCCATGGATGCCCTGATGAAGACCTCCCACCCCGAGGTGGTCCGCCGTCAGTGCTGGAACCTCCACCCCCACCGCACCCCCTGCACCGACTGCAAGGACATCTGCCCCTACGGCGACGCCATCTTCACCCGCCCCAACCTCGTCAAGGACTGGGATCCCTGCACCGACTGCGGCCTCTGCGTCTCGGTCTGCCGCTCGGGCTGCATCGTGCCCTCGCCCGAACAGGTGCAGCGGGACACCTCGCTGGCCGACACCGACAATGACACCCTCTGGCTGGGCTGCGAGAAGAGCAGCCGGAAGAATACCGCCGTCCGCGCCTGCGTGGCCGCCTTCTCGTGGGAGACGCTGGCCTATCTCGCCCTGAACAAGAAGCTCGTGCTGGACCTGACCCCCTGCGGCGAGTGCGAGAACGACGCCTGCGCTGCCCAGCTGCGCAAGGAGCTGACCCGCCTCGTGGAGTTCCTCGGCCCCCAGCTCTTCGAGAGCCGGGTCACGCTGGCCTACCAGCAGGAGGACGCCCCCTACCATGTGCAGGAGCTGAGCCGCCGGGAGATGTTCTCCCACATGACCGAAGGCTCCCGCGCCGGCACCAAGAAGCTGCTGCAGATGCTGCCTGGCCTGCGCAGCGAGGAGGACAGCGCCGCCGACTTCCGCCTCATGCTCCACCAGCGGACCAAGCAGCTCAAGGCTGCCTCCGAGACGCCGCTGCGCTACGGCTGGTATCTGCCCAATTTCACCCAGAAGTGCTTCGGCTGCGGCAAGTGCGAAAAGGCCTGCCGCTCCGGCGCGCTCAAGCTGGAGGACCTGCCCGACGGGCAGACCCGCGTGGTTGTCACGCCGTGGAAGTGCAGCGAGTGCGGCGTCTGTGTCGCAGCCTGCTCGAACAGCGGTATCGACGGCATGAAGCTGCGTCAGCTGACCACCCTCGGCCCGGTGAGCGTCTACAAATGCAGCAAGACTCTCTGTGCCGACTGCGGCAAGCCCATCGCGCCGAACAGCACCGAGGGCATCTGCTCGGTCTGCCGCATCAAGCGCCGCACCAAGCAGCGTCAGGAGGAGGCCGCTGCCCGCGCCAAAGAGCGGATCGCCGAGCGGGAGGCCCGCAAGGCTGCGGAAGAAGCCGCCAAGGCCGCTGCCGCAGAGCTGGCCGCGGAGAATGCAGCTGCCGCAGAAGCCGCTGCCCCGGCCGTCGCAGCGCCTGCCGCCGTTGCGGAGACGACTGTTGCCGCACCAGAAACAGCCGCTCTTGCCAAAAAGGATTGA
- a CDS encoding ABC transporter substrate-binding protein, with the protein MMNTSISRRQFLKASGLAAAGACAAGLLTGCGGSSSGSASGAASSGSGSSYTILYASQPATLNYLTTGTDLEMVVGANCVDTLVEYDNKGVMREGLATSWDWDADTLTWTFHLRDENWVDCNGEVVAPVTAQDFVDALKYVLTPDYAASNVGHVTGYIAGADDYYNYHVYLNNANTGVVDEDGTTYTVDADGVVTVAAPGADPATYAPVDFETVGVTAVDEHTLTYTLTYDFPGFLSLLCYLPYEPAYGPLLEETGDQFATSAETTYSCGAFYLAAYESLETWVMKKNPENYDAANVFIDTISRIYNAEASVNGPEMIKRGEIDEATIGSDILDSWLADDTTKDMVSMDRPNTNYTYFYMFNFMPFSHEFSNWSVEGMDAEYEPENWAKAINNTNFRKSFLYGINNSVTLAVKAPEGYDNYKLNTITPPSFCANADGVDYLKCGDLANITEFFDEAKAKEYRDAAIPELTAAGVTFPIKVQLPYNPSSTDWDKQCQVLKQQLEGVLNDGFDFINIVITAGPSDSFLSSVRRNGKFAFLLCNWGADYSDPQTETDPFYQAEGARGSRYAFLRTGVEDGFITGDTADAVMNYMKAIEAAVEITDDINARYDAFANAEASLINNALVVPMGMSVPAYIATRLNYWEGQYASTGFSNKRLKGIHVLDHYVSMSEYEANRDAR; encoded by the coding sequence ATGATGAACACTTCCATCTCCCGCCGTCAGTTCCTGAAGGCCAGCGGTCTGGCAGCCGCCGGTGCCTGCGCAGCCGGCCTGCTGACCGGCTGCGGCGGCTCTTCTTCCGGCAGCGCCTCCGGCGCAGCCTCCTCCGGCTCCGGCTCCAGCTACACCATCCTGTACGCCAGCCAGCCTGCCACCCTGAACTACCTGACCACCGGCACCGACCTTGAGATGGTCGTCGGCGCAAACTGCGTGGACACTCTGGTCGAGTACGACAACAAGGGCGTCATGCGCGAGGGTCTGGCCACCAGCTGGGACTGGGATGCCGACACCCTGACTTGGACGTTCCATCTGCGGGATGAGAACTGGGTGGACTGCAACGGCGAGGTCGTCGCCCCCGTCACGGCGCAGGACTTCGTGGACGCCCTGAAGTACGTCCTGACCCCGGACTACGCCGCCTCCAATGTGGGCCACGTCACCGGCTACATCGCAGGCGCTGACGACTACTACAACTACCACGTCTACCTGAACAACGCCAACACCGGCGTCGTGGACGAGGACGGCACCACCTACACCGTGGATGCCGACGGCGTCGTCACCGTCGCCGCCCCCGGCGCAGACCCCGCCACCTATGCACCCGTGGATTTCGAAACCGTGGGCGTCACCGCTGTGGACGAGCACACCCTGACCTACACCCTGACCTACGATTTCCCGGGCTTCCTGAGCCTGCTGTGCTACCTGCCCTATGAGCCGGCCTACGGCCCGCTGCTGGAGGAGACCGGCGACCAGTTCGCCACCAGCGCAGAGACCACCTACAGCTGCGGCGCATTCTATCTGGCCGCCTACGAGTCTCTGGAGACCTGGGTCATGAAGAAGAACCCCGAGAACTACGACGCCGCCAACGTCTTCATCGACACCATCAGCCGCATCTACAACGCCGAGGCCAGCGTCAACGGCCCCGAGATGATCAAGCGCGGCGAGATCGATGAGGCCACCATCGGCTCCGACATCCTCGACAGCTGGCTGGCCGACGACACCACCAAGGATATGGTGTCCATGGACCGCCCCAACACCAACTACACCTACTTCTATATGTTCAACTTCATGCCCTTCTCCCACGAGTTCTCCAACTGGAGCGTGGAGGGCATGGACGCCGAGTATGAGCCGGAGAACTGGGCCAAGGCCATCAACAACACCAACTTCCGCAAGTCCTTCCTCTACGGCATCAACAACTCCGTCACGCTGGCCGTCAAGGCACCCGAGGGCTACGACAACTACAAGCTGAACACCATCACGCCCCCCAGCTTCTGCGCCAACGCTGACGGCGTGGACTACCTGAAGTGCGGCGACCTCGCCAACATCACCGAGTTCTTCGACGAGGCCAAGGCCAAGGAGTACCGTGACGCCGCCATCCCCGAGCTGACCGCCGCAGGCGTCACCTTCCCCATCAAGGTCCAGCTGCCCTACAACCCCTCCTCCACCGACTGGGACAAGCAGTGTCAGGTGCTCAAGCAGCAGCTCGAGGGTGTGCTGAACGACGGCTTTGACTTCATCAATATCGTCATCACCGCCGGCCCCTCCGACAGCTTCCTGTCCAGCGTCCGCCGCAACGGCAAGTTCGCTTTCCTGCTGTGCAACTGGGGCGCAGACTACTCCGACCCCCAGACCGAGACCGACCCCTTCTATCAGGCCGAGGGCGCACGCGGCAGCCGCTACGCCTTCCTGCGCACCGGCGTCGAGGACGGCTTCATCACCGGCGACACCGCTGACGCCGTCATGAACTACATGAAGGCCATCGAAGCCGCTGTGGAGATCACCGATGACATCAACGCCCGCTACGATGCCTTCGCCAACGCCGAGGCTTCCCTCATCAACAACGCCCTCGTCGTCCCCATGGGCATGAGCGTCCCGGCTTACATCGCCACCCGCCTGAACTACTGGGAGGGCCAGTATGCTTCCACCGGCTTCTCCAACAAGCGCCTGAAGGGCATCCACGTCCTCGACCACTATGTCTCCATGAGCGAGTACGAGGCCAACCGCGACGCCCGCTAA
- a CDS encoding ATP-binding cassette domain-containing protein, with protein MADEREVLLEVKDLEVTYGSGRKAYKAVKNANFTIYKGETFGLVGESGSGKTTIGRAIMRILPTSGGQVLYKGQQINGKISHALDRQVIKEIQMIFQDPQSSLNERAKVSYIVGEGLMNVRPDLSAAERDEKVRQALLDVGLLPEFASRFPHEFSGGQRQRIGIARALIVEPEFIIADEPISALDMSIRAQVLNLLRHLQKERGITYLFIAHDLSVMRYISDRIAVIHKGDIVELADAEELVTHAIHPYTRSLLSAIPMPSPRRERQKKLLVYDPAIHDYSAEAPQWRELRPRHWVLCSAAEAEAWCREL; from the coding sequence ATGGCAGACGAACGCGAAGTATTGCTCGAGGTGAAAGACCTCGAGGTGACTTACGGCTCCGGCCGCAAAGCCTACAAGGCCGTCAAGAACGCAAACTTTACCATCTATAAGGGCGAGACCTTCGGTCTGGTGGGCGAGTCCGGTTCGGGCAAGACCACCATCGGCCGGGCCATCATGCGCATCCTGCCCACCTCCGGCGGTCAGGTGCTCTACAAGGGCCAGCAGATCAACGGCAAAATTTCCCACGCGCTGGACAGGCAGGTCATCAAGGAGATCCAGATGATCTTCCAAGACCCCCAATCCTCCCTGAACGAGCGCGCCAAGGTGAGCTACATCGTGGGCGAGGGCCTGATGAACGTCCGGCCCGACCTCTCCGCCGCCGAGCGGGACGAAAAAGTCCGGCAGGCGCTGCTGGATGTGGGCCTGCTGCCGGAGTTCGCCTCCCGCTTCCCCCACGAGTTCTCGGGCGGCCAGCGGCAGCGCATCGGCATCGCCCGCGCCCTCATCGTGGAGCCGGAGTTCATCATCGCCGATGAGCCGATCTCGGCGCTGGATATGTCCATCCGCGCACAGGTGCTCAACCTGCTGCGCCACCTGCAAAAAGAGCGCGGCATCACCTACCTCTTCATCGCCCACGACCTCTCGGTCATGCGGTACATCTCCGACCGCATCGCCGTCATCCACAAGGGCGACATCGTGGAGCTGGCCGACGCCGAAGAGCTGGTGACGCACGCCATCCACCCCTACACCCGGAGCCTGCTGTCGGCCATCCCGATGCCCAGCCCCCGCCGCGAGCGGCAGAAAAAGCTGCTGGTCTACGACCCCGCCATCCACGACTACTCCGCCGAGGCTCCCCAGTGGCGGGAGCTGCGGCCCCGTCACTGGGTGCTCTGCAGTGCCGCCGAGGCCGAGGCATGGTGCCGCGAATTGTAA
- a CDS encoding ABC transporter permease, with the protein MLFRMKDEKAHQLEAQLDKLQADGPAAWAELPEEELFTPAGFSEERAEATSYSNYSYWGSTFRAFFKNRIAVILLAALIAVVAFAFLQPYLPGQADPNFCAVDPLTGVQYRNIAPGEDGFIWGSNAIGQDLWARIWAGARTSLTIAFFVALIEAVVGITVGVLWGYVRQLDFFFTELYNICDNVPSTIILILISYVASPSVKTLILGMSITGWIAMARFIRNQILIIRDRDYNVASRCIGTPTARIVLRNLLPYLVSVIMLRMALTIPAAIGSEVFITYIGLGLSVETPSLGNLINDGRKVMMQAGLRYQLLYPTIILSFVTIAFYLIGNAFSDAADPKNHLQ; encoded by the coding sequence ATGCTTTTCCGTATGAAAGATGAAAAAGCGCACCAGCTGGAAGCACAGCTGGACAAACTGCAGGCGGACGGCCCCGCCGCATGGGCAGAGCTGCCCGAAGAAGAGCTGTTCACCCCCGCCGGGTTCAGCGAGGAGCGGGCCGAGGCCACCTCCTACTCCAATTACAGCTACTGGGGCAGCACCTTCCGTGCATTCTTCAAGAACCGCATCGCGGTCATCCTCCTCGCCGCCCTCATCGCCGTGGTGGCCTTCGCATTCCTTCAGCCCTATCTGCCCGGGCAGGCAGACCCCAACTTCTGCGCCGTGGACCCCCTCACCGGCGTCCAGTACCGCAACATTGCCCCCGGTGAGGATGGCTTCATCTGGGGTTCCAACGCCATCGGACAGGACCTGTGGGCACGCATCTGGGCCGGCGCACGCACCAGCCTGACCATCGCCTTCTTCGTGGCCCTCATCGAGGCCGTCGTGGGCATCACGGTGGGCGTGCTCTGGGGCTATGTCCGCCAGCTGGACTTCTTCTTCACCGAGCTGTACAACATCTGTGACAATGTGCCCTCCACCATCATCCTCATCCTGATCTCTTACGTCGCCAGCCCCAGCGTCAAGACCCTCATCCTCGGTATGTCCATTACAGGCTGGATCGCCATGGCGCGCTTCATCCGCAACCAGATCCTCATCATCCGCGACCGCGACTACAACGTGGCATCCCGCTGCATCGGCACCCCCACCGCCCGCATCGTGCTGCGCAACCTGCTGCCCTACCTCGTATCGGTCATCATGCTGCGGATGGCCCTGACCATCCCCGCCGCCATCGGCAGTGAGGTGTTCATCACCTACATCGGCCTCGGCCTCTCGGTGGAGACTCCCTCGCTGGGCAACCTCATCAACGATGGCCGCAAGGTCATGATGCAGGCCGGACTGCGCTATCAGCTGCTCTACCCCACCATCATCCTCAGCTTCGTCACCATCGCGTTCTATCTCATCGGCAACGCCTTCTCCGACGCAGCCGACCCGAAGAACCATCTGCAGTAA
- a CDS encoding ABC transporter ATP-binding protein has translation MKKNELILSVRDLNIKFNLRGKILHAIRGIDLDVYHGEVLAIVGESGSGKSVFTKSFMGLLDSNGSITSGTIDYFGADDHQPIRLSALKKEKDWLKVRGHEIAMIMQDPMTSLNPLKTIGDQIMEAVELHQGLKGAAAKEKTLEYLRDVGIADPEVRFKQYPHEFSGGMRQRVVIAIAVACNPQILICDEPTTALDVTIQAQILELLKEMRVKYNLTIILITHDLGVVANIADRVAVMYAGDIVEIGTSDEIYYDPRHPYTWALLSSMPQMGVKGEDLFNIQGTPPNLFTEIHGDAFAPRNPLALKIDFVKRPPYFDVSATHRAKTWLLDPRAPKIEPPAAVRMLQEEGK, from the coding sequence ATGAAAAAGAACGAACTGATCCTCTCGGTGCGGGATCTCAACATCAAATTCAATCTGCGTGGAAAGATCCTCCACGCCATCCGCGGCATCGACCTCGACGTCTACCACGGCGAGGTCCTCGCCATCGTGGGCGAGTCCGGCTCGGGCAAGAGCGTGTTCACCAAGTCCTTCATGGGCCTGCTGGACTCCAACGGCTCCATCACCTCGGGCACCATCGACTACTTCGGGGCTGACGACCACCAGCCCATCCGCCTCTCCGCGCTGAAAAAGGAGAAGGACTGGCTGAAGGTCCGGGGCCATGAGATCGCCATGATCATGCAGGACCCCATGACCAGCCTGAACCCCCTGAAGACCATCGGCGACCAGATCATGGAAGCCGTGGAGCTGCATCAGGGCCTCAAAGGCGCTGCGGCCAAGGAGAAAACGCTGGAATACCTGCGGGATGTCGGCATCGCCGACCCGGAGGTCCGCTTCAAACAGTATCCCCACGAGTTTTCGGGCGGTATGCGCCAGCGCGTCGTCATCGCCATCGCCGTGGCCTGCAACCCCCAGATTTTGATCTGCGACGAGCCGACGACGGCTCTGGACGTGACCATTCAGGCCCAGATCCTCGAGCTGCTGAAGGAGATGCGGGTCAAGTACAATCTGACCATCATCCTCATCACCCACGACCTCGGCGTCGTGGCCAACATCGCCGACCGGGTGGCCGTCATGTACGCAGGCGACATCGTGGAGATCGGTACCTCCGACGAGATCTACTACGACCCCCGCCACCCCTATACATGGGCGCTGCTGTCCAGTATGCCCCAGATGGGCGTGAAGGGCGAAGACCTGTTCAACATTCAGGGCACGCCCCCGAACCTCTTTACGGAGATCCACGGCGACGCCTTCGCGCCCCGCAACCCGCTGGCCCTGAAGATCGACTTCGTCAAGCGTCCCCCCTACTTTGACGTCAGCGCGACCCACCGGGCCAAGACGTGGCTGCTCGACCCCCGCGCACCCAAGATAGAGCCGCCCGCCGCTGTGCGGATGCTGCAAGAGGAGGGCAAGTAA
- the tig gene encoding trigger factor, with the protein MEQKKKNLPEVKLGQYKGLAVTRHVRPVTDKTVDIEVLHQTRMHAVYHPTTAPAKRGFRALLDFVGYMDGKEIPDSRMENVMVVLGDGKLMPAAEQAIYGHCAGEVFRFDFTYPQDFRLPELSGKTAQFEINLRSLAEKVTPAPDEAFAKSLGFGSLDALKADLRAKKQKIHEEGADRAAGKQLLDMAGANLTVDLPAEILDRTARNEMKLLTERLSRSGITLEQHCKNSHTTPEALEKDYRAQAESRIRFVLAARAIAEAEGIVVHPEEVNAEYRRLSQLQDTPEAEIRKALAEDAVAAALAAKKVQRFLLDNAQVTTVTDAPEKE; encoded by the coding sequence ATGGAACAGAAGAAAAAGAATCTGCCCGAAGTAAAGCTGGGCCAGTACAAGGGCCTCGCCGTCACCCGCCACGTCCGCCCTGTCACCGACAAGACCGTGGACATCGAGGTATTGCATCAGACCCGGATGCACGCCGTCTACCACCCCACCACCGCCCCGGCCAAGCGCGGCTTCCGTGCCCTGCTGGATTTTGTCGGCTACATGGACGGCAAGGAGATCCCTGACAGCCGGATGGAGAATGTCATGGTGGTGCTGGGCGACGGCAAGCTGATGCCCGCCGCCGAGCAGGCCATCTACGGCCACTGTGCCGGTGAGGTGTTCCGCTTCGACTTCACCTACCCGCAGGATTTCCGCCTGCCCGAGCTGTCCGGCAAGACCGCGCAGTTCGAGATCAACCTCCGCTCTCTGGCCGAGAAGGTCACTCCCGCCCCCGATGAGGCCTTTGCCAAGAGTCTGGGCTTCGGCTCCCTCGACGCGCTGAAGGCCGACCTCCGCGCCAAGAAGCAGAAGATCCACGAGGAGGGCGCCGACCGCGCCGCCGGAAAGCAGCTGCTGGACATGGCCGGTGCCAACCTGACCGTAGACCTGCCCGCTGAGATCCTCGACCGCACGGCCCGGAACGAGATGAAGCTGCTGACCGAGCGCCTCTCCCGCAGCGGCATCACCCTCGAGCAGCACTGCAAGAACAGCCACACCACCCCGGAAGCCCTCGAGAAGGACTACCGCGCACAGGCCGAGAGCCGCATCCGCTTCGTGCTGGCAGCCCGGGCCATCGCCGAGGCCGAGGGCATCGTCGTCCACCCCGAGGAGGTCAACGCGGAGTACCGCCGCCTCTCCCAGCTGCAGGATACCCCCGAAGCCGAGATCCGCAAGGCACTGGCCGAGGACGCTGTGGCCGCTGCGCTGGCCGCAAAGAAGGTGCAGCGCTTCCTGCTGGATAACGCTCAGGTCACCACCGTGACCGATGCCCCCGAAAAGGAGTGA
- a CDS encoding class I adenylate-forming enzyme family protein: MMTQDPIYASQARPWLKYYDQKYIEQTLPTVSAFEYVCQRNKNHLNDTALDYYGRKFTYADLIVNVKKTAAALRGVGVQKGDIITVVSVMTPEVIALFYAADMIGATLNLVDPRYSVEGIHEYIEEVDSHLLVCLNVVYERCRQAAKRTNVEKVIVLSPADSLPPVMAVGYRLTTPDKNKYASNAIRWKQFIANGKNQSTAAEPYDPDHACVVVHTGGTTGSPKGVMLTDNSFNAIAQQFRAYDKLFHRGQKLMNIMPPFIAYGYACGVHLPLVLGFTVIIIPNLDPAKLGSLVLKYKPEHMFGVPAHYQQLAADPKLRDKDLSFILNYAAGGDAIARGAEQTVNDFLAAHGVRYPIAKGYGMTEVASAATVAAGTNNKLGSVGIPMVNTLVAAFEPGTDKELPIGERGELCISGPTTMKGYYNKPDETDMILRRHPDGRIWVHTGDIGYLDEDGFVFLDSRIKRLIIRHDGFKVFPSMIENVISRHPAVHQCSVVGCADKDHVQGRLPFVYVVLKPDTTAKKKQVVRELERMCAEELPEYVQPVAYKFIPEMPMTPVGKIDYRQLEADISPRDY; the protein is encoded by the coding sequence ATGATGACGCAGGATCCCATTTACGCATCTCAGGCTCGGCCCTGGCTCAAATATTACGACCAGAAGTACATTGAGCAGACCCTTCCCACCGTCTCGGCATTCGAATATGTCTGCCAGCGGAACAAAAACCATCTGAACGACACCGCGCTGGATTACTACGGCCGGAAGTTCACCTATGCTGACCTCATCGTCAACGTCAAGAAGACTGCCGCCGCCCTGCGGGGCGTCGGCGTCCAGAAGGGCGACATCATAACGGTAGTGAGCGTCATGACCCCCGAGGTCATCGCCCTGTTCTATGCAGCAGACATGATCGGCGCTACCCTGAACCTCGTAGACCCCCGCTACAGCGTCGAGGGCATCCACGAGTACATCGAGGAGGTGGACTCCCATCTTCTGGTCTGCCTGAACGTCGTGTACGAGCGCTGCCGTCAGGCCGCCAAGCGCACCAACGTGGAAAAGGTCATCGTCCTCTCTCCGGCCGACTCCCTGCCCCCGGTGATGGCCGTGGGCTATAGGCTGACCACCCCCGACAAGAACAAGTACGCCTCCAACGCCATCCGCTGGAAGCAGTTCATCGCAAACGGCAAGAACCAGAGCACCGCTGCTGAGCCTTACGACCCCGACCATGCCTGTGTCGTGGTCCACACCGGCGGCACCACCGGCTCTCCCAAGGGCGTCATGCTCACCGACAACAGCTTCAACGCCATCGCGCAGCAGTTCCGCGCCTACGATAAGCTGTTCCACCGGGGCCAGAAGCTCATGAATATCATGCCCCCCTTCATCGCCTACGGCTACGCCTGCGGCGTCCATCTGCCGCTGGTGCTGGGCTTCACGGTCATCATCATCCCCAATCTCGACCCGGCCAAGCTGGGCAGTCTGGTGCTCAAGTACAAGCCCGAGCATATGTTCGGCGTGCCCGCCCACTACCAGCAGCTGGCCGCTGACCCCAAGCTGCGGGATAAGGACCTCTCCTTCATCCTCAACTACGCCGCCGGCGGCGACGCCATCGCCCGGGGCGCAGAGCAGACCGTCAACGACTTCCTCGCCGCCCATGGCGTCCGCTACCCGATCGCCAAGGGCTACGGCATGACCGAGGTGGCCTCCGCTGCCACCGTCGCCGCCGGCACGAACAACAAGCTGGGCAGCGTCGGCATCCCTATGGTCAACACCCTCGTCGCCGCCTTCGAGCCGGGCACGGACAAGGAGCTGCCCATCGGCGAGCGGGGCGAGCTGTGCATCTCCGGTCCCACCACCATGAAGGGCTACTACAACAAGCCCGACGAGACGGACATGATCCTCCGCCGCCACCCCGATGGCCGCATCTGGGTGCACACCGGCGACATCGGCTATCTGGATGAGGACGGCTTCGTCTTCCTCGACTCCCGCATCAAGCGCCTCATCATCCGCCACGACGGCTTCAAGGTCTTCCCCTCTATGATCGAAAACGTCATCAGCCGCCACCCGGCTGTCCATCAGTGCTCTGTGGTGGGCTGCGCCGACAAGGATCATGTGCAGGGCCGTCTGCCCTTCGTCTACGTCGTGCTCAAACCTGACACCACGGCCAAGAAAAAGCAGGTGGTGCGGGAGCTGGAGCGGATGTGCGCCGAGGAGCTGCCCGAATATGTCCAGCCCGTGGCCTACAAGTTCATCCCTGAGATGCCGATGACCCCTGTGGGCAAGATCGATTACCGTCAGCTCGAGGCCGACATCTCTCCCCGCGACTATTGA